In Oreochromis aureus strain Israel breed Guangdong linkage group 17, ZZ_aureus, whole genome shotgun sequence, the genomic stretch TCTTTGGAAGTTGCTCTGAGTTTTTTTGTGATCTCCAGATGATCCAGTCTTGGAATAACTTTGGTAGGCTTGCCACTCATAGGAACGTTCTCCTCTTTCCCCCGTTGGTGAATAATGACTTTCCTTGTTGTTCACTGGAATCTCAGATCCTCAGAAATAGCTTTGTAACTTTTTCTTGACTGATAAAGACATTTTGTTTCCCATTTTTTACTTTAGATCATGGCATGCtatgttgctttttgagatattttagCCTACTTCACAACTGATTTCTTGACTCAacaggtctggcagtaatcaggcctgagtAAGGCTAGTGAACTGAACTCAGCTGAACTTGCCAAAAAATCTGGGCAGTCACAGATCATTCACGATTTAACAAGGCGTTAGCAAGATAAGGCCAGATAAGTTTGGATATCTTTTTCCTTAATAAAACAAGATCAGCGTATTaaaattgtgtttgtatttacaTGCTTAATCTTTTACAAAATATTACcgaatgatctgaaacacacgTTTGACAAATGTGCataaaactaagaaatcaggaaacAACAATTGTTTCTCTATAATATTAGCATAAAACCCCCATAACTTCAAAccaaaaattaaaaccaatgtcCATCTTTGCTTTCAAAGAATCTTATTTGATTATAAGCATAATCAGCTTATACATCAACCAGTTGttgtttcagacagttttttcGAATAATATCAATAAAAGCTCTATGTAGCCTAAAAAGATAAGCTTGTTAATGATGCAGAGGTAATTTGATTACTTTGAATCCTGCTAGTGAAGGTCCATCAAAtcttttataataaaataaaatggaataaatGGGTTTCTAAAACACTTTGGTATTAAgtgtgccatataaataaaacgtACTTCCTTTCTTACTAATATGTATATCCATAAATAATGATGATGTTAATAGATAATGTTGTTTTCGGGCATTTTCAAGTAAGGCCATTAGTTCAAGCTTATTTCTGCCTTGATAACTGAAGATATACTTCTGCATGTCCACTGCACTGTTCGCAACATGCCAAAACGTCCAAACCCCCTAACCAGTTTTACAGATGGTCATTGCTATGCTTAGAGCTAGATAGAAATGTCAAAGGATTACTATGGAGAAGGGGGCGGCATTATGCTATATTCATATGGATCGGGTCTGTGGACCAGCTGTTGTCCACCTAATAATGGCTCCACTCTGCACTGATGACATATGAATACACAAACTAGACATTCAGCCACATTTTGTACAGTGCACCGTACCAAAGCAATCATAACGACAGTATTTATCATTTTAATGAGAACAAATTATATAACCACCATCATAACCAGAGTCATTATTACCTAACTACTGCAGACTCTGGATGGCATTGCAGTTCTTTTTCCTGCggtttctgtttatttggttAACAGGCAGCAGTGGTTGCGCTCTAAACTGGTAGCAGCTTCGCTGTcatttatttcctgatgttgaTGTTGGGTGCAAACAGTGTCTATGGTAATAATAAACTTTTACAGCTCTTGCTGTTGCGTTAATGCTGTCATCATCTCTCGAGCTTCCTATTTGCTAGAAAGCTCCTTCCCGTTTACACACTATGGGACAAAAGCTAGAAGCAGGGGGGTGCTGTCATTGTCTGAGTTCTTTATGATGCATTTTAGAGCAGAGCAGTTTCCTAGGTGAATAACAGTTGTGCACAACATTAGCTGCAGACTTCGTCATGACAGAGGGCAAATATATCATTGTTACCTCTACAGCAGATAATATGAATGATTAAACATCCATACTCTGGGTATTTGCACAACTATGAGCAAACTCTGCCTGACCACATATTGACATTTGATGATTCGTCTATGTCACTAGACTAAATAAGACACTTAAGGTACCCATCAGCTTTTACaatggatgattttttttccatcgTGCTGTTGTGTAGCAAATATAATTTGAATATAAATAATCTTATAGAAGTAATTTTAAACCATGATTTTGTTCAGTAAGGAAAACACGTTTAAGAAATAGTCACGctttttcaaataatttaatttatttggtatgtagaaaaaaacagtcatataaatattatagtATAAATTAAACTGCACATTATTTtccatatttgatttaaaatgcaatatatacatacagataaatacataaaaatcatAAAGGACCACACATGCCCATACAAATATACAGTGAACAAGTTTGACAGACATTGCACGTCACAACTACAAAAGTTTGCCTAATGGCTAAGAAAAGTGCATTTTCCAAATGTGCTGCCCTCTTGCTTGATTGTCACTCAGTTTGTTTAGTAGAACTCTTTGTTTACTTTGCTTTCCCAACTCTAGCTGTATCGACAGCAGTCCATTTTCAGCCACCAGCCTTCAGCTTTCCTCCATTTTCAAAGAGATGGCTACTACACTATAGGCCCATCCACAGCTGCTCTCATGTAGCACTCTGCATCTGTACCAGTATTAGCACACGCTTCACGATGAAGCACCTTGTGCCAGACTTCCCTTGCATTCTCAAATCTTAAGGCGATCGCTAACAAATCCCTTTTAGGCTCATCGACAGATTTCAAGCCTTCTTCTCCTGTTGGGGCAGATTTCTGGCCTTGGTGCTCGGCTTGGCTTGGCACACCAGATGTCTGTAGGCTGGAGAGCGGAGAAAGCGTGGATAGCAGTCTTTGGCCATGAGCATGTAGATCTTGTGCTGGGCCATGTCGAAACAAGAATGTGTGGGGGCCAGCATGTTGGCTTTGGTGATGTCACGGGTTTCGTGGTCAATATTAATCTACAAAAAAAGGACATAAGATATTAGGTTGAGTTTCTTTTTGACCACTTTGAGAGTTATGGCTACGTCTTCTTTGAGATTTGGCATTTACTTACCTCCCGGGGAGCTTCGCTGCCGATGAATTCATCATAGATCTTCTTAGCCTTAGTAGCTAGCTTGGCAGGACACTTGATATTTTTGTATTCCTCACAGGCAAAGTAGAACGCAATGTTCTCCTCACTGAACTCAGACATAAGGAAGGCTGTGAAGGCATACAGTCCATCTGCAGAAATAGAGGAAATGTGATTACTCATTGCACATAATGGACCCAGAGTGgatgaatgtgtatgtgtgtgcatccaTACGGGCATTTGAATGCACTTCTTTTTCATGAAAATgccacaaaacaacaaaagaaagaaactaaGGCTTTACTTACATTTGCTGGAAAGAAGTTTTTCAAAGGACTCTTTCCACCTAAGGCATTCCTCCAGGGTTGGCCTGAAAACAAATGAAGCATTAGATCCAATTAGATTTACATTGGAATTTTATCAAACACACAATGGCAATAAATGCACCCTGCAGTATTATATTGTATATGTGAGCCTTACTTATTTTTCCCTATTTTGCAACAGGATAGATTCCAGTTGGCGATCTGCAAAACACTTCCCAGTCTTGCCTTCAGCTCCTTGGCcctaagagaaacagaaaacaggttatttacatttttgaccAAGGCCTTGATGGCATACCTATTGACAAGCCGTTACTTGGTGAAAAAGTCTAGATTTTGcataacctaaaacttacaTTGTATTTTAGCTTCTCAGATGCTCACATGCAGATGTACAGTGATAAAGAAAAAGAGCTGTCCTCTATCATCTAATCCAAATCCCCAAACATCAGTGTTTGCAAGAAGATTAATGTACCTTTCCAAGCAGCAGGTAGGCAGTGATGCTAGTCCTTTACACATAGCAGCAGGTTGGAGCTGGTGGGGGTGG encodes the following:
- the rgs16 gene encoding regulator of G-protein signaling 16 isoform X1 yields the protein MCKGLASLPTCCLERAKELKARLGSVLQIANWNLSCCKIGKNKPTLEECLRWKESFEKLLSSKYGLYAFTAFLMSEFSEENIAFYFACEEYKNIKCPAKLATKAKKIYDEFIGSEAPREINIDHETRDITKANMLAPTHSCFDMAQHKIYMLMAKDCYPRFLRSPAYRHLVCQAKPSTKARNLPQQEKKA
- the rgs16 gene encoding regulator of G-protein signaling 16 isoform X2; amino-acid sequence: MAKELKARLGSVLQIANWNLSCCKIGKNKPTLEECLRWKESFEKLLSSKYGLYAFTAFLMSEFSEENIAFYFACEEYKNIKCPAKLATKAKKIYDEFIGSEAPREINIDHETRDITKANMLAPTHSCFDMAQHKIYMLMAKDCYPRFLRSPAYRHLVCQAKPSTKARNLPQQEKKA